The Flavobacterium faecale genome has a segment encoding these proteins:
- a CDS encoding DUF1569 domain-containing protein yields MKNIFEKTVVTEIENRINQLQPVSTAKWGKMNVSQMLAHCNITYEMVFEDKHPKPKAIQKWLLKTFVKKVVVGDKPYTKNGRTAPVFVITTNKNFKLEKDRLIAHLQKTASLGASFFDGKESHSFGQLTQEEWNNMFYKHLEHHLTQFGV; encoded by the coding sequence ATGAAAAATATATTTGAAAAAACAGTTGTTACAGAAATCGAAAATAGAATCAATCAATTACAACCTGTTTCAACCGCAAAATGGGGAAAAATGAATGTTTCTCAAATGCTAGCGCACTGCAATATCACTTATGAAATGGTTTTTGAAGACAAGCATCCCAAGCCAAAAGCGATTCAGAAATGGCTGCTCAAAACCTTTGTCAAAAAAGTGGTGGTTGGCGATAAGCCCTACACAAAAAATGGCCGTACAGCACCAGTATTCGTAATTACGACCAACAAAAATTTCAAGCTAGAAAAAGACCGATTGATAGCACACTTGCAAAAAACGGCTTCACTTGGAGCCTCCTTTTTTGATGGTAAAGAATCACATTCTTTTGGACAATTGACTCAGGAAGAATGGAACAATATGTTCTACAAACATTTGGAGCATCATTTGACACAATTTGGCGTGTAA
- a CDS encoding methylated-DNA--[protein]-cysteine S-methyltransferase: METVYIKTLLGIAKIVGDQNGLSAISVRYEGEVSYTIPDILQEAVQQLSDYFEGKRIEFDLKLNPKGTDFQQKVWRELENIPFGKTMSYLELSKKLGDVKAIRAVAAANGKNPLWIVVPCHRVIGSDGSLTGYAGGLGRKKWLLEHENPSAQQSLF; encoded by the coding sequence ATGGAAACCGTCTATATTAAAACACTTCTCGGAATTGCCAAAATTGTTGGTGATCAAAATGGTCTGTCCGCTATCAGCGTACGCTATGAAGGTGAGGTTTCGTACACTATTCCAGATATTTTGCAAGAAGCAGTTCAACAATTATCCGATTATTTTGAAGGTAAAAGAATAGAATTCGATCTAAAACTCAACCCAAAAGGCACTGATTTTCAGCAGAAAGTCTGGCGAGAATTGGAGAATATTCCATTCGGAAAAACAATGTCGTATCTCGAATTATCTAAAAAATTAGGAGATGTCAAAGCCATTCGTGCCGTAGCGGCTGCTAATGGAAAAAATCCGTTGTGGATTGTAGTGCCTTGCCACCGTGTGATCGGGAGTGATGGCTCGCTCACGGGCTACGCAGGAGGACTTGGCCGAAAAAAATGGCTGCTAGAACATGAAAATCCTTCTGCCCAACAAAGTTTGTTTTAA
- a CDS encoding 3'-5' exonuclease, with protein MIEKINLNHILFLDIETVPENEDFQELDDEVQALYEQKTQYQRKEDFTAEEYYDRAGIWAEFGKIVCISVGFFVIKGDVRNFRVTSFFGEEKKLLHDFNNLLNNHFNGPQHVICGHNAKEFDIPFLARRMIINQIAIPNKLNLFGKKPWEIPHLDTLELWKFGDYKHYTSLKLMCKVLGIPSPKGDIDGSQVGHVFYVEKDIDRIVTYCEKDTIAVAQIFLRLRREDLLIEEEIIHV; from the coding sequence ATGATCGAAAAAATTAATTTGAACCATATTCTGTTTTTAGATATAGAAACCGTTCCCGAAAACGAAGATTTTCAGGAATTGGATGATGAGGTGCAGGCATTGTACGAGCAAAAAACGCAATACCAACGAAAAGAAGATTTTACGGCAGAAGAATATTATGATCGTGCTGGAATTTGGGCCGAATTTGGCAAAATTGTCTGTATTTCGGTTGGGTTTTTTGTAATCAAAGGCGATGTTCGGAATTTTAGAGTAACGTCGTTTTTTGGTGAAGAAAAAAAATTGCTACATGATTTTAATAATCTGCTCAACAACCACTTCAACGGACCACAACATGTAATTTGTGGGCACAATGCCAAAGAATTTGATATTCCGTTTTTGGCGCGACGTATGATTATCAACCAAATCGCGATACCTAACAAACTAAATTTGTTTGGCAAAAAACCATGGGAGATTCCGCATCTAGATACCTTAGAGTTATGGAAATTTGGTGATTATAAACATTATACCTCACTCAAATTGATGTGCAAAGTCCTTGGGATTCCTTCTCCAAAAGGTGATATTGATGGTAGTCAAGTAGGACATGTTTTTTATGTCGAAAAAGACATTGATCGAATAGTTACTTACTGCGAAAAAGATACCATCGCCGTAGCACAAATTTTCTTGAGATTACGAAGAGAAGATTTGTTGATAGAGGAGGAGATAATTCACGTTTAG
- a CDS encoding (2Fe-2S)-binding protein, whose translation MITLSVNKKKYTLEATPDMPLLWALRDNLGLTGTKYGCGAGACGACKIFVNDDVIYSCLTPVSEAIGKEITTIEGTTANLQLLQKSWAEFNVPQCGFCQPGQLIAATSLLNSNSNPTDEEIDDAMSGNICRCGTYQRIKKAIHHTVELKKQQK comes from the coding sequence ATGATTACATTAAGTGTCAACAAAAAAAAATACACCTTAGAGGCTACTCCCGACATGCCGTTACTATGGGCATTGCGAGATAACTTAGGACTTACCGGCACCAAATACGGTTGTGGTGCAGGCGCCTGCGGAGCTTGTAAGATTTTTGTAAATGATGATGTGATCTACTCTTGTTTAACTCCCGTTTCTGAAGCCATTGGCAAAGAAATCACCACTATAGAAGGCACGACTGCCAACCTACAATTACTCCAAAAATCTTGGGCAGAATTTAATGTGCCGCAATGTGGTTTTTGCCAACCGGGACAATTAATTGCAGCCACGTCTTTGTTAAATTCCAATAGCAACCCTACAGATGAAGAAATTGACGATGCAATGAGCGGAAATATTTGCCGCTGTGGTACCTACCAACGCATCAAAAAGGCCATTCATCATACGGTAGAACTCAAAAAACAACAAAAATAA
- a CDS encoding xanthine dehydrogenase family protein molybdopterin-binding subunit: protein MSEIQNLSRRSFIKNIGLTSGALIIGSHLTLFASETETVLAGAFQPNLFVELLPNGDLILVASRSEMGNGIRTSLTSVIADEMEADWNRVSVQQAIGHKKYGDQNTDGSRSIRYLYDTMRKMGATTRTILVLSAAQKWKVPVSECHAENHFIVHKSGKKIGFGDLVEIAKTIEVPKEIVLKDPKDFKYIGKNLKSIDVEKYANGSAVFGLDFRLPNMKFAAIARCPVTFGTVKSFDKTEAMKIPGVEAVFKIDRIKTPFGALGGVAVVATNTWAAFKGKEALIIEWENGKNASYDSEQYMEMLTANVQKPGVVSKTRGDVEAAFKSSSTVIESTYQLPHLSHAPMEVPNAVAWVKEDSCEVWCPTQNPQAAHEEVKNYLGFDAEKVIINVTLLGGGFGRKSKPDYVVEAAIVSKAIKGPVQVVWTREDETQHGYYHTVSSQYMKASLDEKGNVTGWLHRFAFPPIKSTFDPTSEYPNGWEITSASEVPFDIKNFQIEVGHAPAMVRIGWLRSVINIPHGYSINVFTDELAHAAKQDPLAFNLKLLGEDNTVDDNQSNKFSAARSKNVLQKAASNAGWGKPLPEGHAQGLAVHYSFMSYVASVVEVSMVDGIVKIHKINTVIDCGTVVNKNTVIAQMEGAAIFGMSLAFYGKITAKDGAIEQSNFGDYRMIRMNEAPKIEVEIVESTAPPTGVGEPGVPVIAPAIVNAIFKLTGKRYRNLPLADYELV from the coding sequence ATGAGCGAAATTCAAAACCTCAGCAGGAGATCATTTATAAAAAACATAGGATTAACTTCGGGTGCACTGATTATTGGCTCACACTTAACTTTGTTTGCAAGTGAAACCGAAACGGTATTGGCAGGAGCTTTTCAGCCCAATTTATTTGTTGAACTGCTACCCAACGGTGATTTAATCTTGGTTGCCTCACGATCTGAAATGGGAAATGGAATTCGAACTTCTCTAACCTCTGTCATTGCTGACGAAATGGAAGCAGATTGGAATAGAGTGAGCGTTCAACAAGCTATAGGACATAAAAAATACGGAGACCAAAATACAGATGGTTCGCGCTCGATACGCTACCTATATGATACCATGAGAAAAATGGGTGCTACCACTCGAACTATTTTGGTATTATCAGCCGCTCAAAAATGGAAAGTTCCAGTATCTGAATGCCATGCCGAAAACCATTTTATCGTTCATAAAAGCGGTAAGAAAATTGGTTTTGGAGATTTGGTCGAAATTGCAAAAACAATCGAAGTACCCAAAGAGATTGTTCTCAAAGATCCAAAAGACTTTAAATATATCGGTAAAAACTTAAAAAGTATCGATGTCGAAAAATATGCCAACGGAAGCGCCGTCTTTGGACTCGATTTCCGTTTGCCAAATATGAAATTTGCCGCCATTGCAAGATGTCCCGTCACTTTTGGAACGGTTAAGTCTTTTGACAAAACCGAAGCTATGAAGATTCCGGGTGTCGAAGCAGTATTTAAAATTGACCGTATCAAAACACCTTTTGGCGCACTTGGTGGTGTTGCAGTTGTAGCAACCAACACTTGGGCAGCCTTTAAAGGAAAAGAAGCTTTGATTATAGAATGGGAAAATGGTAAAAATGCCAGTTACGACTCAGAGCAATACATGGAAATGCTGACGGCCAATGTACAAAAACCAGGGGTTGTGAGCAAAACCAGAGGTGATGTCGAAGCCGCTTTCAAGTCCTCTAGCACCGTAATCGAAAGCACTTATCAATTGCCCCATTTGTCCCACGCACCCATGGAAGTACCCAATGCAGTTGCTTGGGTAAAAGAAGATAGTTGCGAAGTTTGGTGCCCAACACAAAACCCACAAGCAGCTCATGAAGAGGTAAAAAACTACCTTGGATTTGATGCTGAAAAAGTAATAATCAATGTCACACTACTTGGAGGTGGTTTTGGCCGAAAATCAAAACCTGACTATGTGGTAGAAGCAGCAATTGTTTCGAAAGCAATCAAAGGACCAGTACAAGTAGTTTGGACACGAGAAGATGAAACACAACACGGTTACTATCATACCGTAAGCTCACAATACATGAAGGCTTCACTAGATGAAAAAGGAAATGTAACTGGTTGGTTGCATCGCTTTGCCTTCCCTCCGATCAAATCGACTTTTGATCCTACATCTGAATATCCAAATGGTTGGGAAATTACCTCAGCCTCTGAAGTGCCTTTCGATATTAAAAATTTTCAAATTGAAGTTGGTCATGCCCCTGCAATGGTGCGCATTGGCTGGTTACGATCTGTAATCAATATTCCGCACGGCTATTCGATCAATGTCTTTACAGACGAATTGGCGCATGCTGCCAAACAAGACCCTCTGGCATTTAATCTTAAACTTTTGGGCGAAGACAACACAGTTGACGACAATCAAAGCAACAAATTTAGTGCGGCTCGCTCCAAAAATGTATTGCAAAAAGCGGCATCAAATGCTGGTTGGGGCAAACCATTACCCGAAGGTCATGCACAAGGATTGGCGGTTCATTATAGTTTCATGTCGTATGTCGCCTCAGTGGTCGAAGTTTCTATGGTGGATGGAATAGTGAAGATTCATAAAATAAACACTGTAATTGATTGTGGTACCGTAGTTAACAAAAACACGGTCATAGCACAAATGGAAGGTGCCGCTATATTTGGAATGTCACTCGCATTTTATGGTAAGATAACTGCCAAAGACGGTGCCATTGAGCAAAGTAATTTTGGTGATT
- a CDS encoding serine hydrolase domain-containing protein, with translation MKLLKKLLIRFLGLLVLLVVVLFVFQKEYLLKAVRVTYLNGHKTAFLDDYNYFDNTIIAKGGSPQPWKIAKNCNQVKGTQKLENLHKDIGTVAFLIIKKDSIWHESYYDEYSKDSKSNSFSMAKSIVSAALGKAIMDGKITSLDQKVSDFFPTFNQGKSVNMTVGDLSSMASGLNWEESYFNPLSITTQAYFDSNLYELILGLKGIEEPGKSYKYLSGNTQLLAMCIEKATGQKLANYVSASFWKPMGAESDALWQTDAPNGLVKAYCCIASNARDFARFGKLYMQKGNWNGKQLLDSTFVEKSVTPRFEQSPNYGYGWWLSTFNGKKVFYMKGHLGQYVIAIPEDELIIVRLGHRNIRSTKGKAETDDFTVYLEETYKMLSLEKK, from the coding sequence ATGAAATTGTTAAAAAAACTGCTTATCCGTTTCTTAGGATTATTGGTACTGCTCGTGGTAGTACTCTTTGTATTTCAAAAAGAGTATTTGCTCAAAGCCGTTAGAGTTACCTATCTCAACGGACATAAAACAGCTTTTTTAGATGATTACAACTATTTCGATAACACTATAATTGCAAAAGGGGGTAGTCCACAGCCGTGGAAAATCGCTAAAAATTGTAACCAAGTTAAAGGCACCCAAAAATTAGAAAACCTACATAAAGACATTGGTACTGTTGCTTTTTTAATAATTAAAAAAGATAGTATTTGGCACGAAAGCTACTATGATGAGTATTCTAAGGATTCGAAATCGAACTCTTTTTCGATGGCGAAAAGTATCGTTTCTGCGGCCTTAGGTAAAGCAATCATGGATGGAAAGATTACTAGTTTGGACCAAAAAGTTTCTGATTTTTTTCCGACTTTTAATCAAGGTAAGTCTGTAAATATGACGGTGGGAGATTTGTCGTCCATGGCTTCTGGTCTTAATTGGGAGGAGTCCTATTTTAATCCACTTTCGATCACTACCCAAGCCTATTTCGATAGCAATCTGTATGAATTAATTTTAGGTTTAAAAGGAATCGAAGAACCTGGTAAGAGTTATAAATACCTGAGCGGGAATACACAATTGTTGGCCATGTGTATCGAAAAAGCTACAGGGCAAAAGTTGGCCAATTACGTTTCAGCATCTTTTTGGAAGCCCATGGGAGCAGAGAGTGACGCTTTGTGGCAAACCGACGCGCCAAACGGATTGGTGAAAGCCTATTGCTGTATTGCGAGTAATGCACGGGACTTTGCTCGTTTCGGAAAATTATATATGCAAAAAGGGAATTGGAATGGCAAACAACTTTTGGACAGTACATTTGTCGAAAAGTCGGTAACACCAAGGTTTGAGCAATCACCAAACTACGGTTACGGTTGGTGGCTGAGTACCTTCAACGGTAAAAAAGTGTTCTACATGAAAGGACATTTGGGACAATATGTAATCGCTATTCCTGAAGACGAACTGATTATTGTTCGATTAGGACATCGCAACATTCGCAGTACAAAGGGAAAGGCCGAAACGGATGACTTTACCGTTTATCTTGAAGAAACCTATAAAATGCTAAGTCTCGAAAAAAAATAA